ataatgtgtgCCTctctctacatttttttttattctggacAAACAAGTAAATTATTTTCAAAGTTAAAGCATGGACTTCAGACTCATATCACTAATCCTACTTATACACATTTCAGGTAAGATTGTTGTGTTAATGGATTATAGTGTATCAATGTCTtatcaaaatgtatttctatATACTACAGACATTTTAGACATGAAGGAGAGTTGCCTCACTGCTGTTATAGTGTCTCATGTGGTTTGTCATATGAGgatctttctttcatcagtgcAAACGTTTTAGTCTGAGTGTTAACTTTTCATCAGGCTGTCTATCATTGGACCTTCTCTCTGTGACCTGTGAAGATGTTTGTGCTCTGAGGGAAAACACTGTGCAGCTGAGATGTTCTTATTCTGAAATCAGCATCAAAACTGTGTTCTGGTTCAGCCGGAAACAGAGTTCAAACTGGAGAAAGAAAGATGAACCTGAAGATTTGACTTTAGACTCGGACTACTCAGGACGGGTGAAGCAGAGGGTCACAAACCACCATTCAACACTCACAATTTCagacctgagagagagagactctgGAGAATATCAACTCATGATCATCATGAAGGATGGAGTTAAATGTCTCGGCTCAGTCGCTGTCAATCTAACAGTCACAGGTGAAACTGAGTCTAGATTCCGGTCAGTTCAgctgttttcatttgtcatgtggtgaagtgtttcttaatttttactttaattcagACTTGCAGGTAAGGATGATTCCTGCAACTACAGACCCGAGAGATCAGAGAGTAAAACTGACCTGTGGTTCTTCCTGTGATTTGCCATCCAGACCACAGAATTATTTCTGGAAACAAAATGGACAATATTATTTGCAATATTCAGGAGATAATATATACAGAAGCATTATTGTACCCAATGAAGCTGGCAGTTACTCCTGTTCTCTTACTCCAGACCATAAGATTTCCTCCTCTCCTGTGTGTGAGTGACACTTGATATGtttatttaatgaacaatagtataacatcagtgtttatacaTGAGCATATGTGGACAcgtttaaagtttttttttccatatgaaTGTTCATTATGAAAATTCTTTGAAATTTTTCTGTTCAAATCAAAGTGTGCAATTTAAGACATGGTGCCAGTCCCTATACACACACTTGTAGATGTTGCACTTGACCGTTCATCTGTTTGCATGATGTTTCTTCTTATTTTGTGACAAACATTCATCttggtgtaaacaggccctaaTTAGGTCTTAATTATGACTTTCACAGCAGGATTCTGTGTCTCTTTCAGGTATTTCTAAGAGTGGCTGCTGGGATGTGACTTACTCCTCTAGAAGAGTCTGTGCTTTGATGGGATCAACAGTAGACATTTCCTGCACATACTCACATCCCTCTGgttatactgtaaataaaacattctGGCATTACGGTCGGCCCGGTGACTTCAAGGATCTGCGTGAGAAGCATCAGTTTGCTGGTCGTGTGGAGTATGTGGGGAACACACTGAGAATCAAAGAGCTCAAGATCAGCGACTCTGGAGAATATCGATTCAGGATCATCTCTGACAGAACAGGAGGAAAATACTCTGGAACACCTGGAGTCATTCTTACTGTTACAGGTAACAGCTTATTCAAAATTGAGTTAAAAATGTTTCCTGTATAATTTTTAATAGGCTTTTGTTTTCAGATACGATGGTGACAAGCAGCCCAAACATTATATCAGAGGGACAGGAAGTGATATTAAGCTGTTCAACTAAATGCACTCTGAACAACAAACACACTTACATCTGGTACAAGAACAGACGGCAGGTAACGGATGGATTCACTAAAGACAACAAGCTGTACCTGGACTCAGTCAGTGATGAAGAGCTTCAAGAGTATTCCTGTGCTGTAGGAGGTAACACATCTCTCATGATACATGTGCTTCAGTGTGAAATGATCACCGAATTCAGGTGATGTACTTGATATTTAGTTAGTGTTTTAATGTCATAAGTGTATTTCTCATGTTTTGTGTGTCTGAAACTCGTGTCTTATACTAGAAATCCAGATCACCCCAAATCAAGCGGAGAGCACAGCTTTACGGAACACCGTAATCACACTGTCCGTGATTCTGGTTCTTGCACTCATAGGAGTCCTGTGGTATAGGTgaacatttgttattattatgtattcTATTTTCCCCTGAATtccatttgtaatatttgtcaAGAGAAATATTATCTCCGTATCTTTGAATATAAGCAACTGGGCTTTCTCATGGGCTTTGCAAATGCTACCGTTGTCctttacaaaaattattatttttttttttttgacatgatGAATTTTAAACAGGAGGAGAAGGAATAATCCATCTCAGCAGCATGAGGAGAGAAATTATGATGTACAGGTGAGAGCATCTGAACAAACtgattatttgacacatatattttGTGTTCTGTCACTGATATTTTGTATTCTGCCTCAACTCTCAGTCAGGTTCTGTTACACTGTATGATAATGCTGAAGCCTTATCTACAGTCTGCAAACAGGACGTAAAGGATCAGGACGTTCattattcaactgttaatttcaAGCAGTCTCACATAAAGGACTCATCTTTGGCACCTACTGCTGTGCATTCAACCTCAGATGATGTTCATTATGCCTCTGTGAAGTTCAGCTAACACTCAGTTTAGACccgccataaaaaaaaaaaaaaactactgacCAATTCAACTGTTGTTGTCTGCTGCCATATTGTCAAATGTCTATTGATGTCATTTGTGTAgtgtaaaacataattttactgaaattaaacaaatatggaACATTTTGTAAAGTGACTGAATAGGTGTACATAGGTGTGTTTctcctgaattaaaataaatatatgctgTTCTTCAACCTTGTTCATCAAAACATTCTTGAAAATAGTAACTATTATGGTTTTGGCTCTATTtttcttcaaataaatgcttggTGCACATAATCTTTTCAAAAACATGGTactttttgaatggtagtgtatattcatTATGACACATAAATCTACAAGTtgttgtcatgatcaccagttgaAGTGCTCTGGTTAGCCACCAGAGGTCACTCCACCCCGGACcatggttacatttatagaacTTCATTTCCCATGATCCCTTGGTCCTGGACTCCTCTTCTCTGTTCATTGCACACAGCTGTTTTGATTTACGTTATTAGTTTCTGcctatttatacctggtttgttgctgtttgtttttttgaggtTTTGGTTAATGTTACCTGCACGTCTAAGCACTTGCTCtggtttgttttcttgtttcttgTGGGCTGTTTTTTTCATGGATTTCGACCCTTTTCCTAGCTTTGTACTACTCTGGTTATTCCTAAATAAAAGCTGCAATTGGATCTTACTTTCAAGTCTCAGAGCACCGTGATAGTTGTTTTTGAGTTGCGATTTTTCTTTCTATGACAGAAAAAGGGAAGGAAATGAAGTGGCTAAACTATGACAGACTTATTCCAGTTACAAAACTATAATGTTGAACTCTATAACAAATTGTATAAACAGATACCGTATTAAGCAGTAcagaaattattaaatgaaaatgtcttTGTATTTGACAAATACAGCATTTAATTCATTTCATCTTTGAAGGATAATGAAGTTGTGCCAACTTTGTGTTCTCTTTATGTTATGATTTCTTTATTCTTGTATTAGTACATGTAACAGTTCGtatatacgggaagaaggaggcgggaaccagtgaacatttaacaaactttaataccaaaataaacaaagaacaaaacgaaagtaatgccggcagaccctcgcagACGTCTGCCgaccacacaaacataataaaacataaaataatatccaggcctggtcctctcttgtccttcactgtcgtcgctcctccttttatgcctccggagctcctctgtgagagactcgaggccggtgcgcctcgcaggtgatgctcattatcactcgcctCACCGGCCGCGCGCCGTTCGCTCACTGCTCTCGCctgccctgctcgtcacatacccccatcgcccctaacaggccggggggtactcccgagactgcgctctactcccccccccagggcctgtctcggcggccgcagcacatGTGGGTAAGGACAGATGAGATGAGAGAAATGAGACGGAAGCAAgaggagcgacaggacgagagaggggagagaggaaaaagagagagagaaaaaaaattcttggtccggttcccagacacactgccgcttggtcctcagccagccgggaggctcttcctcgcggtgccatgtgATGGTACTGGACGCTCCGTGGACGGCTCGATCCTCCTCCGCCCCCTGGcagccggcgatggctcctccgactgagggcagccggcagcgagtcccccgttccctgctcctccccttcatggcggacggcagcaggcccCGGACCACGGTgaacggcggcgactcctccgctccctcttggacggcagccaccccacctcgtcccaggggcACGGCACCGAGCTCTTCGTCCCACCTGTCACtatgctccagcaccaccgcctcggacAGCCTCTCGCTGTCTTCACACTCCTGCGCTGCCCGAACTctgcagcaccgcgatccccctcagcagggacggctctccgacagcatgtccttccttcctcccgggtttcggcaccaatgtaacacagttcatatatacgggaagaaggaggcgggaaccggcgaacatttaataaactttaataccaaaataaacaaagaacaaaacgaaagtaatgccggcagaccctcacgGACATCTGCCgaccacacaaacataataaaacataaaataatatccaggcctggtcctcgtGATCTTTCTTCTGAGACAAATTCTTCTGCAattcagaatggcagcacagctgaaggTTTGTTTGATCtgcaccctctactgtacaggcgtgaatttgcatttccttcagtcCGAGGCTTATTATATactttacttttgttttttgaaagggGCTTTACATTTGCCAATAGTAGAACttatggggttttttttgttttttttgtttttttacaaaaacaagcaagcccatTCTAGGAgagaaaagtaatgcaaaagtacaGTGACatattactttccataaaaagtaactaatacaattagttacttttttagggagtaaaaaaaaagttttattgtaccacattatttttaaaagtaactttcaccAATACTGCCTCTGGTGGGCAGGAGGTTCAGGGTTAAATCAGGGTCAACATCAGTTAGAGGTGGTGAAATATCTGTAAGGGTTTATTAATGTGTCATATATTGGTTTTCCCCAAATCATCTTCAGGAGAAAAGGGAAGGAAATAATTTCTGAATTTGTCTCATTTACAACACTTTCCATTAACACATGACTTTATGCACTCAAGATTCAGAACGTTACAGATTATAGTAACAGATTAATGAATCTACAATCCAATagatgtttcttttcttttctttgttctCCAGGACAAGCAATATTGTTTTGTGCCTTGTGTTGTACTAAATTTATGCAGACTGAGAGCATGGCGTTCAGACCTTTACTTATCATACTGCTGCACTTTCCAGGTAAGAGTATTATTGTGTGCAATCAGATTAGATTTGTTGTTTgccaaattaattaaaatgcatgAAGCATTTCACTACACATTTCCATGGAAGAGAATTACAGTACTTCTTACTTGTTTATGCTTGTACTTTATGCAGTGTCATTGGACTGCAGTCATATATGCTGTAAAAGGGTGAGCTGTTTAAGCTCATTGTATGAAATGCTTGAATCTACACATTTGTGTATGGCCATCTGATCAGCGAAGGTTTTAAACTAAACAATGTTAAATAATGCAAATGAATGCCTGTGCATCTTCCCCACTGCAGTAGCAGTTTCAAATGATACAATGTTTGAATAGCGTTCTTCTTAAAATGttaacacattttgtttttatattgtatgtttatatttgtcaacacactttttttcttcatttttatatactatattttatcattataatattttattcacaataatattttatcattatttatcagAATGATCAGTAGAGTTCAGTGTAtcaaatggtaataaaataaagcTATTTCTTGCAGATGAATACATATTAAGTGTGTGCGTAATCTTCCTTATTGATTAGTGCTGGCTTCTTGATAATTCATAATGTCAGACTGTGTGTCTAGTACATTATACCCCCCACATCTTTTGAGCAATAGGTTGGagtatataaaaatgaaaaattaacattcatcaatcagtactttttacttttaatacttaagtacattGAAAATCAAATActtttgtacttttactcaagtaaaattGAAAAGGAGTACTTAATACCTTCTTGAAGTAATAATTTATTAGggtatctgtactttttttttcaagtacTTTATTTGTGTACTTCATCCAGCAGCATTTTAAagatgcaatatgtaagattttcactttaataaagcatgaaaataccccaatatgtttgcagatatttagtcaagtcaagtcaagtcttgCTGTTTATGTGTTCCTCCTTGGGGTAGTTttggtttgtgttttgtttatttcttaaTAAAAGCCCATCATCTGCACCTTTGAGTCCTCACTCTTTCCATCCAAACTGTTGTTACTGTAAACTTGTACGGAAAATAAGTTATTCCAAAAAAATTCATAATCCCATTCTAAAAGGTTCGGAGCTAGTTCATCCAATGCCGTCAATCATTACACAATAGTATATAAACTGCTTGCCTCACTACTGTGACAGTTCTTTCATGCGCATTCAACTCACTGTTTTTAAAGCTTGTGGTTGTGGTGGCAGCCACTGCATTTCCAGTTTGtcttttttaattctgaatgtttGTTCCCAGATGAGACTTATTTAATAGCTCAGTTAGCAAGCCAAatctgtttatcttcataatatTCAAATTAAATGAACTTCTGGACTGAAGTACCTCTCAATAATGGCAAAGTTTTCTTGTTCAGGCTCTCTGACACTGGACCTCCAGCCTGTGACCTGTAGCCAAGAGAGTATTTGTGCTGTGAAGGGGTCTCAGGTGACACTGAAGTGCTCTTACTCCTACGTCAACATCAAAACTGTGTTCTGGTTCAGCCAAAAACAAAGTCCAAACTGGAGAAATAACAGCGAACCTGAAGATTTGACTTTAGACTCAGACTACTCAGGAAGAGTAAAGCCAATCATTGGTAGTTACCATTCAGAGCTCATAATTTCagacctgagagagagagactctgGAGAATATCAGCTCATGTTCATCATGAAGGATGGAATTAAACGTCTCGGCTCAGTCGCTGTCAATCTAACAGTCACAGGTGAAACTGTCAATTCAGCTGTTTTTATTTGTCATGTGATGAAGCATTTcttaatttttactttaattcagACCTGCAGGTGAGGATGAATCCTGCAACTACAGACCGGAGAGATCAGAGAGTAAAACTGACCTGTGATTCTTCCTGCACCTCTGGAGATTGGTATTATTATTACTGGATGAAGGATGGACAGTATTTCACAAGTACAAGCTCTCGCAACATATATCTGTCACTGAACAGAGATCTTGGCAGCCTCTCCTGTGCTCTTGATCAAACACATCATTTCTCTTCTCTGTGTGAGTGTCAAATAATACAAACAGTGATGGAACTTTGTTCATCCATGTGTAAATTTACACAAATTTTAAAGTAAGTGTGAGTTTTACATGTTAATCTCCGACTCTTTCAGGTGTTTCTAAGGATCGCTGCTGGGATGTGACTTACACCTCTAGAAGAGTCTGTGCTTTGATGGGATCAACAGTAGACATTTCCTGCACATACTCACATCCCTCTGGTCATACTGTAAATGAAACATTCTGGCATTACGTTCAGTCTGGTGACTTCAAGGATCTGCGTGAGGAGCGTCAGTTTGCTGGTCGTGTGGAGTATGTGGGGAACACACTGAGAATCAAAGAGCTTAAGATCAGCGACTCTGGAGAACATCGATTCAGGATCATCACTGACACAACAAGAGGAAAATACTCTGGAACACCTGGAGTCATTCTTACTGTTACAGGtaactgatgatgatgaattTGATAAGATTTTAATGACACTGATGTCAGCAAACTGTTCACAGACAAAGACTATGACttcagtttataaagttttattttccaTGTCA
This genomic stretch from Megalobrama amblycephala isolate DHTTF-2021 linkage group LG2, ASM1881202v1, whole genome shotgun sequence harbors:
- the LOC125252559 gene encoding sialoadhesin-like isoform X1 — protein: MDFRLISLILLIHISGCLSLDLLSVTCEDVCALRENTVQLRCSYSEISIKTVFWFSRKQSSNWRKKDEPEDLTLDSDYSGRVKQRVTNHHSTLTISDLRERDSGEYQLMIIMKDGVKCLGSVAVNLTVTDLQVRMIPATTDPRDQRVKLTCGSSCDLPSRPQNYFWKQNGQYYLQYSGDNIYRSIIVPNEAGSYSCSLTPDHKISSSPVCISKSGCWDVTYSSRRVCALMGSTVDISCTYSHPSGYTVNKTFWHYGRPGDFKDLREKHQFAGRVEYVGNTLRIKELKISDSGEYRFRIISDRTGGKYSGTPGVILTVTDTMVTSSPNIISEGQEVILSCSTKCTLNNKHTYIWYKNRRQVTDGFTKDNKLYLDSVSDEELQEYSCAVGEIQITPNQAESTALRNTVITLSVILVLALIGVLWYRRRRNNPSQQHEERNYDVQSGSVTLYDNAEALSTVCKQDVKDQDVHYSTVNFKQSHIKDSSLAPTAVHSTSDDVHYASVKFS
- the LOC125252559 gene encoding uncharacterized protein LOC125252559 isoform X3, whose protein sequence is MSRLSRCQSNSHRLAGISKSGCWDVTYSSRRVCALMGSTVDISCTYSHPSGYTVNKTFWHYGRPGDFKDLREKHQFAGRVEYVGNTLRIKELKISDSGEYRFRIISDRTGGKYSGTPGVILTVTDTMVTSSPNIISEGQEVILSCSTKCTLNNKHTYIWYKNRRQVTDGFTKDNKLYLDSVSDEELQEYSCAVGEIQITPNQAESTALRNTVITLSVILVLALIGVLWYRRRRNNPSQQHEERNYDVQSGSVTLYDNAEALSTVCKQDVKDQDVHYSTVNFKQSHIKDSSLAPTAVHSTSDDVHYASVKFS
- the LOC125252559 gene encoding uncharacterized protein LOC125252559 isoform X2; translation: MFIMKDGVKHLGSVAVNLTVRDLQVRMNPATTDQTDQRVMPVVTCDSSCDFTSRPQNYYWKQNGKYLYLGDNIYRGTSFQTNGAGSYSCSLTLDHKISSSPVCISKSGCWDVTYSSRRVCALMGSTVDISCTYSHPSGYTVNKTFWHYGRPGDFKDLREKHQFAGRVEYVGNTLRIKELKISDSGEYRFRIISDRTGGKYSGTPGVILTVTDTMVTSSPNIISEGQEVILSCSTKCTLNNKHTYIWYKNRRQVTDGFTKDNKLYLDSVSDEELQEYSCAVGEIQITPNQAESTALRNTVITLSVILVLALIGVLWYRRRRNNPSQQHEERNYDVQSGSVTLYDNAEALSTVCKQDVKDQDVHYSTVNFKQSHIKDSSLAPTAVHSTSDDVHYASVKFS
- the LOC125252581 gene encoding sialoadhesin-like codes for the protein MNLQSNRCFFSFLCSPGQAILFCALCCTKFMQTESMAFRPLLIILLHFPGSLTLDLQPVTCSQESICAVKGSQVTLKCSYSYVNIKTVFWFSQKQSPNWRNNSEPEDLTLDSDYSGRVKPIIGSYHSELIISDLRERDSGEYQLMFIMKDGIKRLGSVAVNLTVTDLQVRMNPATTDRRDQRVKLTCDSSCTSGDWYYYYWMKDGQYFTSTSSRNIYLSLNRDLGSLSCALDQTHHFSSLCVSKDRCWDVTYTSRRVCALMGSTVDISCTYSHPSGHTVNETFWHYVQSGDFKDLREERQFAGRVEYVGNTLRIKELKISDSGEHRFRIITDTTRGKYSGTPGVILTVTDTMVTSSPDIISEGQEVILSCSTKCTLSDKHTYIWYKNGRQVTDGFTKDNKLYLDSVSDEELQEYSCAVGDPVDSTAFSHYTVILLVFLPQFLLIAALWMWFFIRIRLPSKTN